From the Candidatus Zixiibacteriota bacterium genome, the window TTAATCTTGTATTTTTAGACAGGTTAGTATGCGAAATTAAGTGATAAATTTCACAACGAAACTTGACTTTGAACCGGCATTATTAGATATTGTTATCGAAAGACCCGGGAGGCGCAACAGAAGATATCCGGGGCAGCTTTCATTAGTTGAGTTGGTGTATGGCATCAGTGACGTTGACCGTAGCCAATTACGAAGGTAACGCCGTTTTGGATATAAAACATCTCTCTATTACCAGGCAAATAATTATTATAGTTGGCGGTTTCGGCAGCGGCAAAACCGAAGTTTCGGTAAATCTGGCCAAATACTTATACGCCTCGAGCCATCAACCGGTAACCCTGATTGATTTGGATCTGGTAAATCCTTATTTCCGGACCCGCGAAGCGAAAGACGAAATGAAGGAATTGGGGATTGATCTGATCGCTCCCGAAGGCGGGAAATTTTATGCTGATTTGCCGATTTTACTTCCCCAGGTTCGGGGGTTGATTGAGAATCATGAGGGACTTCTGATATTTGACGTGGGGGGAGACGCTCAAGGGGCAAAGGCATTGGGTTCGCTTTCGGATTTATTTGAAGATAGTTCCTACGAAATGCTGATGGTCTTAAACAGCCGACGTCCTCAAACGTCGAGTCGTAAGTCTGCTCTCGAAACGGTGAAGCGAATTGAGGCGACCTCACGGTTGAAATTCACCGGTTTGATTTCCAATAGTCACATGATTGATGATACCGATGCCGATATTGTCCGCGAAGGATATGACCTGAGTTTGGAAATCAAAAAGAAGACGGGTCTGCCGATTCGTTTTGTCAGTTTTAAAAAAACGTTAATTGGCTCTATGGACCTCGGCGATTTTAATTGCCCGATTCTGCCGTTAACCCGATCTTTATTGAAACCCTGGGAACGAAAAGAAGGTTATTCCCGAGAAGAAAATCAATAGCGAAGGGAACGCGATTTATGCCCGGTGTAAGAATAGATAAAAATTACTGCAAAGGCTGCGAATTGTGCGTTGCGGCCTGCCCCATGCAGATATTGAAAATGTCAAAAGATATTAATCTCAAGGGTTATTTTTATGCGCGGTTGCATGAACCGACTAAATGTATCGGCTGCCGTATCTGCGCCATAATCTGCCCCGATGTGGCGATTAATATATTGACCCACGGAACTCACTTTGCCCTATTTGAATATTAACGGAGACAAAAATAGATGGCTAAGAAATTAATGAAAGGAAACGAGGCGATCGGAGAGGCTGCCATTGCGGCCGGAGCGGTAAATTACTTCGCTTATCCGATAACGCCTCAAAGCGAAGTCGCCGAGTATCTCTGCTGGCGATTACCCGAGGTCGGTGGCGTGTTCGTTCAGGCCGAATCGGAAGTTGCCGTCGGCAATATGCTTTTAGGAGCGGCGGCGACGGGGAAACGAATTTTTACGACTTCCTCAAGCCCGGGAATAAGTTTGATGCAGGAGGCCTTATCATATATGGCGGGGGATCATCTGCCGGTGGTGATTGTCAATATCATGCGGGGCGGCCCCGGTCTCGGTGGAATTTTGCCGGCCCAGTCCGATTATAATCAGGCCGTCAAAGGCGGCGGGCATGGCGATTATCGCGTGATAGTCCTGGCGCCTTCTTCGGTTCAGGAAGCGGTTGACCTGACAATTCTGGCCTTTGATTTAGCCGATAAATATCTCAATCCGGTCATGATTAT encodes:
- a CDS encoding 4Fe-4S binding protein, which gives rise to MPGVRIDKNYCKGCELCVAACPMQILKMSKDINLKGYFYARLHEPTKCIGCRICAIICPDVAINILTHGTHFALFEY
- a CDS encoding cobalamin biosynthesis protein CbiA; its protein translation is MASVTLTVANYEGNAVLDIKHLSITRQIIIIVGGFGSGKTEVSVNLAKYLYASSHQPVTLIDLDLVNPYFRTREAKDEMKELGIDLIAPEGGKFYADLPILLPQVRGLIENHEGLLIFDVGGDAQGAKALGSLSDLFEDSSYEMLMVLNSRRPQTSSRKSALETVKRIEATSRLKFTGLISNSHMIDDTDADIVREGYDLSLEIKKKTGLPIRFVSFKKTLIGSMDLGDFNCPILPLTRSLLKPWERKEGYSREENQ